Proteins from a genomic interval of Ramlibacter algicola:
- a CDS encoding response regulator transcription factor: MATVLLIDDHDIVRFGIDTLMRAAGLHVVASAQSLAAGLAAMAELRPDLVVTDMGIGDSHGLDTVRRVLAAQSPRPVLVVSMQDELLYAEPVLALGAAGYVMKETAHANVVPAARAALAGSKWASAAVVAHLAARAARRRDALPSATQDHLTTRELQILEQLKSGKTTKEIATALHLSVRTVDSHRANIKQKLELRTGAELIAFASSRL, encoded by the coding sequence ATGGCCACCGTGCTGTTGATCGACGACCACGACATCGTCCGCTTCGGGATCGACACGCTGATGCGTGCCGCCGGACTGCACGTGGTCGCGTCCGCGCAGTCGCTCGCCGCCGGGTTGGCGGCCATGGCGGAACTGCGCCCGGACCTGGTGGTGACCGACATGGGCATCGGCGACTCGCACGGACTGGACACGGTGCGCCGCGTGCTGGCGGCGCAGTCGCCGCGGCCGGTGCTCGTCGTCTCGATGCAGGACGAATTGCTTTACGCCGAGCCGGTGCTTGCCCTGGGCGCCGCCGGCTACGTCATGAAGGAAACGGCGCACGCCAACGTGGTGCCGGCGGCACGCGCGGCGCTTGCCGGCTCGAAGTGGGCCAGCGCCGCCGTCGTCGCCCACCTCGCGGCCAGGGCGGCGCGGCGCCGGGACGCCCTGCCTTCGGCGACGCAGGACCACCTGACCACGCGCGAGCTCCAGATCCTCGAGCAGCTCAAGTCGGGCAAGACCACCAAGGAGATCGCCACCGCGCTGCACCTGAGCGTGCGCACGGTCGATTCGCACCGCGCGAACATCAAGCAGAAGCTGGAACTGCGCACCGGTGCCGAGCTGATCGCGTTCGCTTCGTCACGCCTCTAG
- a CDS encoding phosphatase PAP2 family protein encodes MQRAPVSGGAHSMLLRADAMAVNPITSLDHAILSGLNGFARTSWAFDNAVALLTENDLTKGAVAVAALWWAWFRREQGREATVDRAHVIATILSCLAALAVGRLLVIALPFRVRPIHDAELGFLAPYGAAGAELAKASSFPSDHAVLFFALATGLFFVSRRAGVLAALYAFAVVALPRLYLGLHYFSDIVAGAAIGVAACWIGNLVLPASRGVQRILAASTTRPALFHFMLFVVTFEIAELFDSSRAIAGRLLMLFT; translated from the coding sequence ATGCAACGCGCGCCCGTGTCGGGCGGTGCGCATTCGATGCTGCTGCGTGCGGACGCCATGGCCGTGAACCCGATCACTTCCCTCGACCACGCGATCCTGTCCGGACTGAACGGATTCGCCAGGACATCCTGGGCGTTCGACAACGCCGTCGCGTTGCTGACCGAGAACGACCTGACCAAGGGAGCGGTCGCGGTCGCCGCGCTGTGGTGGGCCTGGTTCCGCCGGGAGCAAGGGCGGGAGGCCACCGTCGACCGGGCGCACGTGATCGCCACGATCCTCAGCTGCCTGGCCGCGCTGGCGGTCGGCCGGTTGCTGGTCATCGCCTTGCCGTTTCGCGTCCGGCCGATCCACGACGCCGAGCTGGGGTTCCTGGCCCCGTACGGCGCCGCGGGCGCCGAGCTGGCCAAGGCGAGTTCGTTTCCCAGCGACCATGCCGTGCTGTTCTTCGCGCTGGCGACCGGCCTGTTCTTCGTGTCGAGGCGGGCGGGGGTCCTCGCGGCGCTCTACGCCTTCGCCGTGGTCGCCCTGCCCCGGCTGTACCTGGGCCTGCACTACTTCAGCGACATCGTCGCCGGGGCGGCGATCGGCGTCGCCGCCTGCTGGATCGGGAACCTGGTCCTGCCGGCCAGCCGGGGCGTGCAGCGCATCCTGGCAGCCTCCACGACCCGGCCGGCGCTGTTCCATTTCATGCTGTTCGTGGTGACCTTCGAGATCGCCGAGCTGTTCGACAGCAGCCGGGCCATCGCGGGTCGGCTGCTCATGCTCTTCACGTGA
- a CDS encoding 3-deoxy-7-phosphoheptulonate synthase, with product MTPARLEDEPAAANVDDVRIRQIRPLISPALLQQDIPADAAVNDFVAASRRRVADVVHGRDPRLLVVVGPCSIHDYDQAIEYARRLQGLARELDDALLLVMRVYFEKPRTTVGWKGFINDPSLDGTYRVNEGLRLARRLLLEIARLGVPAGTEFLDLLSPQYLSDLISWGAIGARTTESPSHRQLASGLSCAIGFKNGTDGSVQMAADALVACKASHAFMGMTKMGVAAVFETSGNEDCHVILRGGSRGPNYSPQDIEAACAVLRKSGVTERVMVDCSHGNSEKKYERQVDVAKALAGQVEAGEHRILGLMVESHLRAGRQDLKPGAPLQHGVSITDACLGWEATEELLRSLAAAVTARPRPTRT from the coding sequence ATGACCCCCGCCCGCCTGGAAGACGAGCCTGCCGCCGCGAACGTCGACGACGTCCGCATCCGCCAGATCCGGCCGCTGATCTCGCCCGCGCTGCTGCAGCAGGACATCCCGGCCGACGCGGCCGTGAACGACTTCGTGGCCGCAAGCCGGCGCCGCGTGGCGGACGTCGTGCATGGCCGCGATCCGCGCCTGCTGGTGGTCGTCGGGCCCTGCTCCATCCACGACTACGACCAGGCGATCGAGTACGCGCGGCGGCTGCAGGGGCTCGCGCGCGAGCTCGACGACGCGCTGCTGCTCGTGATGCGCGTCTACTTCGAGAAGCCGCGCACCACCGTCGGCTGGAAGGGCTTCATCAACGACCCGTCGCTGGACGGCACGTACCGCGTGAACGAAGGCCTGCGCCTCGCGCGGCGCCTGCTGCTGGAGATCGCGCGGCTGGGCGTGCCGGCGGGCACCGAGTTCCTGGACCTGCTCAGCCCGCAGTACCTGTCCGACCTGATCTCGTGGGGCGCGATCGGCGCGCGCACGACCGAGAGCCCCAGCCACCGGCAGCTCGCGTCGGGCCTGTCGTGCGCCATCGGCTTCAAGAACGGAACCGACGGCAGCGTGCAGATGGCGGCCGATGCGCTGGTCGCGTGCAAGGCATCGCACGCGTTCATGGGCATGACCAAGATGGGCGTCGCCGCGGTCTTCGAGACCAGTGGCAACGAGGACTGCCATGTCATCCTGCGCGGCGGCTCGCGCGGGCCGAACTACTCGCCGCAGGACATCGAGGCCGCGTGCGCGGTGCTGCGCAAGTCCGGCGTGACCGAACGCGTGATGGTCGACTGCTCGCACGGCAACTCGGAGAAGAAGTACGAGCGGCAGGTGGACGTCGCGAAGGCACTGGCGGGCCAGGTCGAAGCCGGCGAGCACCGCATCCTGGGCCTGATGGTGGAAAGCCACTTGCGCGCAGGACGGCAGGACCTCAAGCCCGGCGCCCCGCTGCAGCACGGCGTGTCGATCACCGACGCCTGCCTGGGGTGGGAGGCGACGGAGGAGCTGCTGCGATCGCTGGCGGCCGCGGTCACGGCACGGCCGCGCCCGACCCGGACCTGA
- a CDS encoding flavodoxin family protein, whose product MPSTLIVFYSYTGTSRRVAQLLAAQQGWPVGEVVEERPRSGAVGTWRCLLDSLLGREPPIRYEGPEPGGFDQVVLVAPVWLYQLAGPMRSFVTHHSLRLRRYAVATTMNASGADNAGAEIERLLRQAPLLTAVFRARSVEDGSCADALQAFGDVLAGKPAAAPVRPMEYSPGTA is encoded by the coding sequence ATGCCATCGACCCTCATCGTCTTCTACTCCTACACGGGCACCAGCCGCCGTGTCGCGCAACTGCTCGCCGCCCAGCAGGGCTGGCCGGTCGGCGAAGTCGTCGAGGAGCGCCCCCGCTCGGGCGCCGTCGGCACCTGGCGCTGCCTGCTGGACAGCCTGCTCGGGCGCGAGCCGCCCATCCGCTACGAAGGCCCGGAACCCGGCGGATTCGACCAGGTCGTGCTCGTGGCGCCGGTGTGGCTCTACCAGCTGGCCGGGCCGATGCGCAGCTTCGTCACGCACCATTCGCTGCGGCTGCGGCGCTATGCGGTGGCCACCACGATGAACGCGAGCGGCGCCGACAACGCGGGGGCGGAGATCGAGCGCCTGCTGCGGCAGGCCCCTCTGCTCACGGCCGTGTTCCGCGCCCGTTCGGTCGAGGACGGCAGCTGTGCGGACGCGCTGCAGGCGTTCGGCGACGTGCTCGCGGGCAAGCCCGCCGCGGCGCCGGTGCGCCCGATGGAGTACTCGCCCGGCACGGCCTGA
- a CDS encoding YeeE/YedE family protein has protein sequence MESADVSSLARAVLWGAFALAACFGALVRWSGFCTMGAVSDAVVLGDRTRLGQWAIATGVAVLGFAALSAAGIVGAAQTLYATPRWLWLSGLAGGTVFGFGMVLSSGCISKALVRVGGGNLKAVVVVVVAAVAGFATLKGITAVLRARTVDLVAVDMGRNADLASWLSAQAQLAPGAAALLAGVAVGLPLLAWAAWQGGVRSAPVAGAGAGIGLLVIAMWLLTGGVGHVAEHPETLQEAWLATNTGRAEAFSFAGPIAYALDWLLFFSDANKRLTVGIVSVPGVIAGSAAVALLRGEFRWEGFAGTADLGHHLAGALLMGIGGVTAFGCSIGQGVSGLATLSLTSFVAVPAMLAGAVLGVRYQTWRIDRDEARAAPTLRDQVA, from the coding sequence ATGGAGTCTGCAGATGTTTCCTCGCTGGCCCGGGCCGTCCTCTGGGGAGCTTTCGCCCTCGCGGCCTGCTTCGGCGCCCTCGTGCGCTGGAGTGGCTTTTGCACGATGGGCGCCGTCAGCGATGCGGTGGTGCTCGGCGACCGCACCCGGCTGGGCCAGTGGGCGATCGCGACCGGTGTCGCCGTGCTCGGCTTTGCGGCGCTGTCGGCCGCCGGCATCGTGGGCGCGGCCCAGACGCTCTATGCCACGCCGCGGTGGCTGTGGCTGTCGGGGCTGGCCGGCGGCACCGTCTTCGGCTTCGGCATGGTGTTGTCGTCGGGCTGCATCAGCAAGGCGCTGGTGCGCGTCGGCGGCGGCAACCTGAAGGCGGTGGTCGTCGTGGTGGTCGCGGCCGTGGCGGGATTCGCCACGCTCAAGGGCATCACGGCCGTGCTGCGTGCGCGGACCGTCGACCTCGTGGCGGTGGACATGGGACGCAACGCGGACCTCGCGTCGTGGCTGTCGGCGCAAGCACAGCTCGCGCCCGGCGCCGCCGCCCTGCTGGCCGGCGTGGCCGTCGGCCTGCCGCTGCTGGCCTGGGCCGCATGGCAGGGCGGGGTTCGCAGCGCGCCGGTTGCCGGCGCCGGTGCGGGTATCGGCCTGCTCGTGATCGCCATGTGGTTGCTCACTGGCGGCGTGGGCCACGTGGCGGAACACCCGGAGACCCTGCAGGAAGCCTGGCTGGCGACGAACACGGGCCGCGCCGAGGCCTTCAGTTTCGCGGGGCCGATCGCCTATGCGCTGGACTGGCTGCTGTTCTTCAGCGATGCCAACAAGCGGCTGACGGTCGGCATCGTGTCGGTGCCGGGCGTGATCGCCGGGTCGGCGGCCGTGGCGCTGCTGCGCGGCGAGTTCCGCTGGGAAGGCTTCGCGGGCACCGCGGACCTGGGCCACCACCTGGCCGGGGCGCTGCTCATGGGCATCGGGGGCGTGACGGCGTTCGGCTGCAGCATCGGGCAGGGCGTGTCGGGGCTGGCCACGCTCAGCCTGACGAGCTTCGTGGCCGTGCCTGCGATGCTCGCGGGTGCCGTGCTTGGCGTGCGCTACCAGACGTGGCGCATCGATCGCGACGAGGCGCGGGCCGCGCCCACGCTGCGCGACCAGGTGGCCTAG
- a CDS encoding bifunctional acetate--CoA ligase family protein/GNAT family N-acetyltransferase encodes MSVRNLEALFAPRSVAVIGASTQPGKLGALVLRNLRAGGFEGPVSAVGLRAGEIDGLPIVAGVDALAHAPDLAIICTPAPTVPSLIAQLGRRGTRAAVVLTAGLKQRGEDGRTYEQAMLEAARPWLLRVLGPNCIGELVPALHLNASFAPGDARPGPLGFVTQSGALAAAMLDWAAARAIGFTHFVSLGDSADVDFGDMLDYLGSEARTQAILLYIESVRQARKFMSAARAAARNKPVVVVKAGRAPAGARAAASHTGALAGADDVIDAAIRRAGMLRVDTLESLFDAAELLGRRHPWQGERLAILTNGGGAGVLAADALALGGGTPAELSAATLQALDAVLPAGWPRANPIDIVGDAPVERYTHALRILLAAPEVDGVLFMHAPTAIVPAADIASACVPLLRGASKPVLAAWLGGVRVEPARQAFAAAGVPCFLTPEQAVQAWLRLAQYHANQQALLQLPANEPDLRIPDAAAAAALVAHAVRQGREWLDTGETAALLAAYGVPFVPTKVVQGVEQAVDAAAALGGPVALKVVSPQVLHKTDAGGVALDLAGSDAVRTAAHAMVATVKQRVPDAQVTGFVVQPMVRPRRARELIVGLATDPVFGPVVLFGAGGIAAEIERDRAVDLPPLNGALARAMVARTRVGALLRPHRGQPGVDEAALADVLLRVSQLACDLPEVVELDLNPLLAGPEGVIALDARVRVRAWSGARDGHLALRPYPRDLEARFTLGDRTLGLRPVRPDDGERLTAFYGEMSPEDLRLRFFFSQREVPSSQLARFCQVDYDREMAFLALDGGTVAGEVRAICDPDNRVAEFAILVAPGWRRRGLGRSLLERMAAYLAARGTAEMVGDCLMDNAAMAALARATGFRVADMPGGLHKLTRPLA; translated from the coding sequence ATGAGCGTCCGCAACCTCGAAGCCCTGTTCGCCCCGCGCTCCGTCGCGGTCATCGGCGCGTCCACGCAGCCGGGCAAGCTGGGCGCGCTCGTGCTGCGCAACCTGCGCGCCGGCGGCTTCGAAGGCCCGGTCAGCGCGGTGGGGCTGCGCGCCGGCGAGATCGACGGCCTGCCCATCGTGGCGGGCGTGGACGCGCTCGCGCATGCGCCGGACCTCGCGATCATCTGCACGCCCGCACCCACGGTGCCCTCGCTCATCGCGCAGCTCGGGCGCCGCGGCACGCGCGCGGCAGTGGTGCTGACGGCGGGACTGAAGCAGCGCGGCGAGGATGGCCGCACCTACGAGCAGGCGATGCTCGAGGCGGCGCGGCCCTGGCTGCTGCGCGTGCTCGGCCCCAACTGCATCGGCGAGCTGGTGCCGGCGCTGCACCTGAACGCCAGCTTCGCGCCGGGCGATGCCCGGCCCGGCCCGCTCGGGTTCGTCACCCAGTCCGGTGCGCTGGCGGCGGCGATGCTCGACTGGGCGGCGGCCCGCGCGATCGGCTTCACTCACTTCGTGTCGCTGGGCGACAGTGCGGACGTCGACTTCGGCGACATGCTGGACTACCTGGGCAGCGAGGCCCGCACGCAGGCCATCCTGCTGTACATCGAGTCCGTGCGGCAGGCGCGCAAGTTCATGTCCGCCGCGCGGGCCGCGGCGCGCAACAAGCCGGTCGTGGTCGTCAAGGCTGGCCGCGCACCGGCCGGCGCCCGCGCGGCGGCGTCGCACACGGGCGCGCTGGCGGGCGCGGACGACGTGATCGACGCCGCGATCCGGCGCGCCGGCATGCTGCGCGTGGACACGCTGGAATCGCTGTTCGACGCCGCCGAGCTCCTCGGCCGCCGCCATCCGTGGCAGGGCGAACGCCTGGCGATCCTCACCAATGGCGGCGGTGCCGGCGTCCTCGCGGCCGACGCCCTCGCCCTGGGCGGCGGCACGCCGGCGGAGCTGTCGGCCGCCACGCTGCAGGCGCTCGACGCGGTGCTGCCCGCCGGCTGGCCCCGCGCCAACCCCATCGACATCGTCGGCGATGCGCCGGTGGAGCGGTACACGCACGCGCTGCGCATCCTGCTGGCCGCGCCCGAGGTCGACGGCGTGCTGTTCATGCACGCACCCACGGCCATCGTCCCAGCCGCGGACATCGCCTCGGCCTGCGTGCCGCTGCTGCGCGGCGCCTCCAAGCCGGTGCTCGCCGCGTGGCTCGGCGGCGTGCGCGTCGAACCCGCGCGGCAGGCGTTCGCCGCCGCCGGCGTGCCCTGCTTCCTCACGCCGGAGCAGGCGGTGCAGGCCTGGCTCCGGCTGGCGCAGTACCACGCGAACCAGCAGGCCTTGCTGCAACTCCCGGCGAACGAGCCCGACCTGCGCATCCCCGACGCGGCAGCCGCCGCCGCGCTCGTCGCGCACGCGGTGCGGCAGGGCCGCGAGTGGCTCGACACGGGCGAGACCGCCGCCCTGCTGGCGGCCTACGGCGTGCCGTTCGTTCCCACGAAGGTCGTGCAAGGCGTGGAGCAGGCGGTGGACGCCGCGGCGGCGCTGGGCGGCCCCGTGGCCCTCAAGGTCGTCTCGCCGCAGGTGCTGCACAAGACCGACGCGGGCGGGGTCGCGCTCGACCTCGCGGGCAGCGACGCGGTGCGCACGGCCGCGCACGCGATGGTCGCGACGGTGAAGCAACGCGTGCCGGATGCGCAGGTGACCGGCTTCGTGGTGCAGCCGATGGTGCGGCCGCGCCGCGCGCGCGAACTGATCGTCGGCCTCGCGACCGACCCCGTGTTCGGTCCCGTGGTGCTGTTCGGCGCCGGCGGCATCGCCGCCGAGATCGAGCGCGACCGCGCGGTCGACCTGCCGCCGTTGAACGGGGCGCTGGCCCGCGCGATGGTCGCCCGCACGCGGGTCGGCGCGCTGCTGCGTCCGCACCGCGGCCAACCGGGCGTCGACGAGGCGGCCCTGGCCGACGTGCTGCTGCGCGTGTCGCAGCTCGCGTGCGACCTGCCCGAGGTCGTCGAGCTGGACCTCAATCCGCTGCTGGCGGGTCCCGAGGGCGTGATCGCCCTCGATGCCCGCGTGCGGGTGCGCGCGTGGTCCGGCGCGCGCGACGGCCACCTCGCCCTGCGGCCCTACCCGCGCGACCTGGAAGCGCGGTTCACCCTGGGAGACCGGACGCTCGGCCTGCGCCCGGTGCGGCCGGACGACGGCGAACGGCTCACGGCGTTCTACGGCGAGATGTCGCCCGAGGACCTGCGCCTGCGCTTTTTCTTCAGCCAGCGCGAGGTGCCGAGCTCGCAGCTGGCGCGCTTCTGCCAGGTCGACTACGACCGCGAGATGGCGTTCCTGGCCCTGGACGGCGGGACGGTCGCCGGCGAGGTGCGCGCCATCTGCGACCCGGACAACCGTGTCGCCGAATTCGCGATCCTGGTCGCGCCCGGGTGGCGCCGGCGCGGCCTCGGCCGCTCGCTGCTCGAGCGCATGGCGGCCTACCTGGCCGCCCGCGGCACGGCCGAGATGGTCGGCGACTGCCTCATGGACAACGCGGCGATGGCGGCGCTCGCGCGCGCCACCGGATTCCGGGTCGCCGACATGCCGGGCGGCCTGCACAAGCTGACGCGCCCGCTCGCCTGA
- a CDS encoding DsrE family protein, with protein MSILIRRFLALVALLALAGFAQAQDKVVYHFDDTDTQATKGLRNIRNHLDVAPDTKIVVVTHAAGIDFLMEGARDKKNPNIDYASLVSALKARGVRFEVCEITLKTRNIPKDKFILDAEFTPSGVVRIGQLQSREHYAYIKP; from the coding sequence ATGTCGATCCTCATCCGCCGATTCCTCGCGCTGGTCGCGCTGCTGGCGCTCGCCGGCTTCGCGCAGGCCCAGGACAAGGTCGTCTACCACTTCGACGACACCGACACCCAGGCGACCAAGGGCTTGCGCAACATCCGCAACCACCTGGACGTCGCGCCCGACACCAAGATCGTCGTCGTCACCCACGCGGCGGGCATCGACTTCCTGATGGAAGGCGCGCGCGACAAGAAGAACCCGAACATCGATTACGCGTCGCTGGTCAGCGCGCTCAAGGCTCGTGGCGTTCGCTTCGAGGTCTGCGAGATCACGCTGAAGACGCGCAACATCCCGAAGGACAAGTTCATCCTGGATGCGGAGTTCACGCCGTCCGGCGTGGTGCGCATCGGCCAGCTGCAGTCGCGCGAGCACTACGCGTACATCAAGCCCTGA
- a CDS encoding ArsR/SmtB family transcription factor, with amino-acid sequence MPATAARQAARDNPAVETDEVFELAAEIFRVMSAPMRLKIISSLCNGEKNVSELLAEIDTTQPNMSQHLNTLFKAGVLGRRREGVQIYYRIVNDRVVTLCRAVCTQIAIESDVSR; translated from the coding sequence ATGCCTGCCACCGCCGCCCGCCAGGCCGCCCGCGACAACCCGGCCGTCGAGACCGACGAGGTCTTCGAGCTGGCCGCGGAGATCTTCCGCGTGATGTCGGCGCCGATGCGGCTGAAGATCATCAGCAGCCTGTGCAACGGCGAGAAGAACGTGAGCGAACTGCTGGCCGAGATCGACACGACGCAGCCCAACATGTCGCAGCACCTGAACACGCTCTTCAAGGCCGGCGTGCTGGGCCGCCGGCGCGAGGGCGTGCAGATCTACTACCGCATCGTCAACGACCGCGTCGTCACGCTCTGCCGCGCGGTCTGCACCCAGATCGCGATCGAGTCGGACGTCTCCCGTTGA
- a CDS encoding class II aldolase/adducin family protein yields the protein MKDLNDDAWRARVHLAAANRLAVHDDLEEGIDNHFTMRVPGQDDRYLVLPFGLHWSEAKASNLIVFNEAGEVLEGEGTLELSALSIHAPLHRLTGANVILHTHQTWALALNMLEDNRLLPASQTAAFLTRSIAYDDGYTGLAASLSEGERLARVLGDKQIMFMKNHGVLVTGDTVGQAYRRLYKLERVCRAQVLAMSTGKPIALLDEATERKVAAPNPRNSHSQAEREALYFAAMMRVLDREMPGYAE from the coding sequence ATGAAGGACCTGAACGACGACGCGTGGCGCGCACGCGTCCACCTGGCCGCGGCCAACCGCCTGGCCGTCCACGACGACCTGGAGGAGGGCATCGACAACCACTTCACGATGCGCGTGCCAGGCCAGGACGACCGCTACCTCGTGCTGCCGTTCGGCCTGCACTGGTCGGAAGCGAAGGCCAGCAACCTGATCGTGTTCAACGAGGCGGGCGAAGTGCTCGAAGGCGAAGGCACGCTCGAGCTGAGCGCGCTGAGCATCCACGCGCCGCTGCACCGGCTCACCGGCGCCAACGTCATCCTGCACACCCACCAGACCTGGGCGCTGGCGCTGAACATGCTGGAGGACAACCGCCTGCTACCGGCCAGCCAGACCGCCGCCTTCCTCACGCGCAGCATCGCGTATGACGACGGCTACACCGGGCTGGCCGCGTCGCTGAGCGAAGGCGAGCGCCTGGCGCGCGTGCTCGGCGACAAGCAGATCATGTTCATGAAGAACCACGGCGTGCTCGTCACCGGCGACACGGTGGGGCAGGCGTACCGGCGCCTGTACAAGCTGGAACGCGTCTGCCGCGCGCAGGTCCTCGCGATGTCGACCGGCAAGCCGATCGCGCTGCTGGACGAAGCGACGGAAAGGAAAGTGGCGGCGCCGAACCCGCGCAACAGCCACTCGCAGGCCGAGCGCGAGGCGCTGTACTTCGCGGCCATGATGCGCGTGCTGGATCGGGAGATGCCCGGCTACGCGGAGTGA
- a CDS encoding MBL fold metallo-hydrolase, with protein MSRQRAGAIVLLLWLALARAAFAQSPPAVVPQQLSASAWFVQGQSALGSPANRNFISNAGFVVTPAGVVVIDALGSPALAREMLAAIRKITPQPVTHVVLTHYHADHVYGLQEYKAAGARIVAHQRGREYLNSDTARLRLEASRKDLAPWIDAQTQLVQADEWIDGPRELVVGGVRLQVVPVGPAHTVEDVVVYLPSEKVLFAGDLVFRNRIPFVGQANSRHWIAALDQLLQFGAQVVVPGHGPASRDAKADMELTRDYLQHLRRVMGQAARNLEPFEEAYAAADWSRFEHLPLFHAANRMNAYNTYLLMEQEKD; from the coding sequence ATGTCCCGCCAGCGCGCCGGCGCCATCGTCCTCCTGCTGTGGCTCGCGCTGGCGCGCGCCGCGTTCGCGCAGTCGCCGCCCGCGGTCGTCCCCCAGCAGCTGTCCGCCTCCGCCTGGTTCGTCCAGGGCCAGTCGGCGCTGGGCTCGCCGGCCAACCGCAACTTCATCTCCAACGCGGGGTTCGTGGTCACGCCCGCCGGCGTGGTTGTGATCGACGCGCTCGGTTCGCCGGCGCTCGCGCGCGAGATGCTGGCGGCCATCCGCAAGATCACGCCGCAACCGGTGACGCACGTCGTGCTCACGCACTACCACGCCGACCACGTGTACGGGCTGCAGGAATACAAGGCCGCCGGCGCGCGCATCGTCGCCCACCAGCGCGGGCGCGAGTACCTCAACTCGGACACCGCGCGCCTGCGGCTCGAGGCGTCGCGCAAGGACCTCGCTCCCTGGATCGATGCGCAGACGCAGCTCGTGCAGGCGGACGAGTGGATCGACGGCCCGCGCGAGCTCGTCGTCGGCGGCGTGCGGCTGCAGGTCGTGCCGGTCGGGCCGGCCCACACGGTCGAGGACGTCGTCGTCTACCTGCCTTCGGAAAAGGTCCTGTTCGCCGGCGACCTCGTGTTCCGCAACCGGATCCCGTTCGTGGGGCAGGCCAACAGCCGCCACTGGATCGCGGCGCTCGACCAGCTGCTGCAGTTCGGCGCGCAGGTCGTCGTGCCCGGGCACGGGCCCGCGTCGCGCGACGCGAAGGCGGACATGGAACTCACCCGCGACTACCTGCAGCACCTGCGCCGCGTGATGGGGCAGGCCGCGCGCAACCTCGAGCCCTTCGAGGAGGCGTACGCCGCGGCGGACTGGAGCCGGTTCGAGCACCTGCCGCTCTTCCATGCCGCCAACCGCATGAATGCGTACAACACCTATCTCCTGATGGAACAGGAGAAGGACTGA
- a CDS encoding helix-turn-helix domain-containing protein encodes MDHPVPTQDRLVLVDAPSALHVRTARGTDAQASCAACHLRDNCVAVLADGASEAGHLLVGRRRLRKGELLFREGQACAYVYAVRVGTLKTAFTLEDGYEQVTAFCFAGELVGFEGLATGRHATFAVALEDSEVCAIPHAELMRLPPTATGPAPAARLVQAAAAELVREQAAKAVASLRQADPRVAAFLLALAGRMRERGFSGTQFELRMSRAEIGSYLGLTMESVSRALSTFAARGWITVSKRSIHILAADALECLSRPVGSALVREHCPAGQPQALAA; translated from the coding sequence ATGGACCACCCCGTTCCCACCCAAGACCGCCTGGTGCTGGTGGACGCACCGTCCGCGCTGCACGTGCGGACCGCGCGCGGCACCGATGCGCAGGCATCCTGCGCGGCCTGCCACCTGCGCGACAACTGCGTCGCGGTGCTGGCCGATGGCGCCTCGGAAGCGGGCCACCTGCTGGTCGGCCGGCGGCGGCTGCGCAAGGGCGAACTGCTGTTTCGCGAAGGGCAGGCCTGCGCCTACGTCTACGCGGTGCGCGTGGGCACGCTCAAGACCGCGTTCACGCTGGAGGACGGCTACGAGCAGGTCACCGCCTTCTGCTTCGCAGGCGAGCTCGTGGGCTTCGAAGGGCTGGCGACCGGCCGGCACGCGACCTTCGCAGTGGCGCTGGAGGACTCCGAGGTCTGCGCCATCCCGCATGCCGAGCTGATGCGCCTGCCGCCCACGGCGACGGGGCCGGCGCCCGCCGCGAGGCTGGTGCAGGCGGCGGCGGCGGAACTGGTGCGCGAGCAGGCGGCCAAGGCCGTCGCCTCGCTGCGGCAGGCCGACCCGCGGGTGGCGGCGTTCCTGCTGGCGCTGGCGGGCCGGATGCGCGAGCGCGGCTTCTCCGGCACGCAGTTCGAGCTGCGCATGTCGCGCGCGGAGATCGGCAGCTACCTGGGGCTGACGATGGAAAGCGTCAGCCGCGCCTTGTCCACGTTCGCGGCGCGCGGCTGGATCACGGTGTCCAAGCGCAGCATCCACATCCTGGCGGCCGATGCGCTCGAATGCCTGTCGCGCCCCGTGGGGTCGGCCCTCGTGCGCGAGCACTGTCCGGCCGGCCAGCCGCAGGCGCTGGCCGCGTGA